A segment of the Bacteriovorax sp. BAL6_X genome:
CTCATAGACATCTAAGACTTCTGGATGATCAAAATTAGGTGTTAAGTAGTCTTCTAGGCAAAACTGATATTTTAGGCCACTTGTTAGATCAAGATACTTTGGGACTTTGATTTTCATCAGAGCGTCTTGATAGTGTTCAAGATCTTTCTTCCCATCAAGCTTACCAATAACAAGTAGAATATTCTTTGCTTCAACAAGTTTTTGTCCTAGCTCAAACTCCATTTGATAAGTTTGATAAGCGCTTGAGATAACCTTTGCTCCATTTGCATTGAAGCTCTCTAATGCCTTTTCTAAATAATCCTTAGAAATTGACTTTGAAGTGGAGTCCAGAGGCTCTCTAAGAGGTAGGTTAATATGCACCGGTCTTTTATTGATCTTTGCCCTTCCAATGGCCGTTGAAATCAAAGTTCTAAGTCTTGTGGCACTTAATGCTTCATTTGGTGCTTCAAGGCTTAGATTATAGCAAGTGTGATCAGCGATTACACTAAGTTGGTCAATGGTCTGATTCGAGTCCGTTTTTACTAACTCACTTGGCCTATCGGCCGTAAGTATAATGAGTGGAAGCCCCGATTTATTTGCTTCAATAATGGCCGGGGCGAAATTTGCCATGGCCGTACCTGAAGTACAAGTAAGTAGTGGGATTGAGTCCGAAACTTTTGAGCGCCCTAGGGCCCTATAGCTTAGTGCTCTTTCATCGAAGTATGAGAATGTGTCAACTAACTCATGGTAGTGAGCTGCTGCAAGAACTGGAGCATTTCGCATGCCTGGTGCTGTATAAAATTGTGTGATTGAGTTCTTCGCTAACTCATCAACAATAATAGATGCCCAAAGTCTTGAAAGATTTTCTGTTAGTGGAAATTTGTCCATGATTTGGCCTTGATAACTTCAGTGAAGTTCTTCATTTTATTTGTGGTTTCGTTCCACTCTTTTTCGGCCGAAGAATCTTTGACAATTCCACAGCCTGCGTAGATATGAAGGTCTGTTTTATCCACAAGGGCACATCTTAGTCCTACCGCAAATTCAGTTTTGTCTTTGGAGAAATAACCAATTGGAGCAGCGTAGAGTCCTCTTGAGTTTGTTTCAAGTTCACTAATGAGCTCAATCGCTAATGGCTTTGGAAGCCCTGCTACCGCTGGAGTTGGATGCAGGTAAGTGATTAGATCACTACGTTTTGCATTTTCATTTAAGACGCCCTCATACTTAGTATGAATATGCTGAATATACTTAAGCTTTAAGATTTGCTCTTTCTTTGTGATTTCAATATCACTTGCAAGATTAGCAAGAGTGTCTTCAATATAGCTAGAGACATGTCTATGTTCTTCTAGTTCTTTTGTATTTGTTAGAAGTGTTTGCTCAAGAGCATCGTCCTCTTGTTTATTTGCACCTCTTTTTGTCGTCCCCGCAAGACTATCAATAAAGATTTTTCTACCATCAAGTTTAAATAGAGTCTCAGGTGTGACGCTATAGAAGCACTGGTGAGGAGAAAATTGAAATAAGATATTGTAGCTATTATGACTATTATTTTCTTTTAAGGTCTTAAATTGTCCATAAGAAGAAATTGGATTCTTAAAAGAAACCTTAAGCTTTCTTGAAAGGACAATTTTTGAAATCTGAGAACGATTTATCTTAGAAACAGCGGCCTTCACAATTTTGTTCCATTGGTTCTTACTCGTTTCAGAAATACTCTTTGTAATATGGTTATAATCTGTAAGAGTATGCTTTGGATTTGGATCTAGGGTGATCGCTAGCTCGTGTAAAACTTGTTTCTTGTTTTGCTCATCTGCAAAGAATGAGTTTGGTAGAATTACATTGATATCGACTCCTTGAGGAGTTGATTCAATTAAAACCTTTGGTATAAAGTACGAGCAGTCTTCAAGGCCGTGCCATTCGAGGGAGTCTGCTTCTGCTTTAAAGCGCTGTGCTCCACAGATTTTTAAGAATTCATGTGACTCAATAAGGCGTTCAATGTCTTCATAGTGATAAAGAGAGTTGAAGTCACGCCATGAACCAAGGGCCAAGATTTCCGTGTCCTTGTCCTTGTTTAAAAAGTAAAACTTCTTAAAAGTTTGAAAGTGATCAATAATAGATGAAATATTATTAAAGCCAGCTTCAAACTTATAGAGGCTATACTCACTGCCTTTGATTAAATCTTCACTTGAGCAATCAAGCTTAATCAAGGCATTGATGATATCAATTTGAAGGTTATTAGCAGATAATCGCAATTACTTCTCTCCAATGTAAAGAGTGGCAATTCCAAATGTTAGAGTAATAAATCTGACATTCTTAAACCCTGCCTTAGTCATTTCGTCCGCAAATTCCTGTCCATATGGAAAGTCTTCTACAGTTTGATTCAGATATGTGTAGGCATCTTTATGCTTTGAAATTAAATTTCCAACAAATGGTAGTAAGTATCTGAAGTAGAAGAAGTAAATTCCACGAAAGATAAAATTCTTTGGAATTGAAAACTCAAGAACAAAGCTTCTTCCACCTGGACGTATAACTCTGTACATATTCTGTAGAGATTTTTTGAAATCAGGGAAGTTTCTAATACCGAAGCTTACACTTGTGACATCAAATGTTTCATCGGCCGCAGGAATTTCTACTCCATCACCAATTTGCATTTTTGCTTTATGATCTAGCTTCTTTGCGACGATTTTCTTCTTTCCAATTTCAATCATACCTTTCGATAGATCAATTCCTGTAACACTCTCGACATTTTTTGCGCGGGCAAGTGCAATTGTAAGATCCCCCGTTCCACAGGCAAGGTCTAGGCATTGTAGTTTTTCTCTCTTTGGAAGGTTGGCAATAACCACCTTGCGCCAGTAAATATCAATACCAAATGAAAGGATGTGATTTAGTAAATCGTATGTACCAGCGATCTTATCAAAGATCTCAAATGACTTCGTTTTTCTTGTAGCAAGTTCTTTATTGCTCATATTTAATCAGTCCTTCTGCAGTGCAGTGCTTATCAATAGTATTTGCGTTATATTAATCATTTACGGCCCCTTTCGACAAGTGGTATTACTATTAAAACGGAAAAAACTATGAACGAATTTTTTGAAAGCATCCCTCCACAAATTTTAGAGAAAGCGGTCAATATTGACCTTGATATTAAGTCTGAAAACTGCCTTAAATCCATTAAGGAAGTTCTCGCTAAAACTGTTTTATCTGGTGGAAAACGCCTGCGCCCAATGCTGACATTTTTAATGGCAGATTTTTTTAATGCGCGTGAGAAAGAGGATGTGACGATTTGTGCTCGTGCGATTGAAATGGTCCACGCTGCTTCACTTGCTCACGATGATGTTATCGATGGTGCAACGCAAAGGCGTGGAAATCCTTCAATTAATGTTGAGGCATCAAATAAGAAGGCCGTGCTTGCTGGAGACTACCTTCTGGCAGACGTTATCTTAAGTCTCTCAAAAATTGGTTCAATTAAAGTTCTACAAAGTATGTCTCAAGTTATTCAAGACCTTGCCATTGGAGAATGGGTTCAGTCTGATGCTCTTGAGTCTCGTAAATATTCAAAAGAAGTTATTGAAAATATCGCCTTCCACAAAACTGCTTCTGTGATGGGGTGGTGCTGTTGGTCTGGGGCCTACCTTGGTGTTGAAGATGAAGAGTTGGCAGCTAAGGCCGCACGCTTTGGACACTTAATTGGTATTGCTTTCCAGATGATCGATGACACTCTTGATTTTAGTGATGGAGAGAGCTTGAAAGATGCTCATCTCGATCTTGAGCAAAACTTAGTTAACTCTGTTGTCTATGACTATCTTGCGGCCAATCCTCTTAAGATGGAAGCCTATCAGAAAGGTGGCGAGCTAAAGGATATCGTTAATCTCGATGAGATCGCTGGAAGTGTTTTCAATATCAAAAATGAGGCAAAGGCACTAATTGATGAGGCCCGCGATATCCTTCATGAAATCCGCACTGAATTAATTGCACGTGGATTCAATGAAGAGCGCTTAGCTGAAACGATCAGGCCTCTTGAGCTTATTGGTGGGTTTATTCTAAATCGCCAAGTTTAAGATACCTAGCTTTCTAAAGTTTGAACATTATTTTAATACTTAGTTGTGGAGCGTGATATTCTCCCTGAAATTACTTGCGAGGAGATAAATATGAAGAGAGCACTTCTTGCTATAGTATTATCAGTTTCACTTTTTCCTTCAGCGCAGGCCGAACTAAGGGAATATCCATATGAATTTGATTACACTACACTAGGTTCTGAATATCACTTTAGTAATGCCGATTCGACATATGAGGCAGCTAAACTACTTGGCCCATTTTTAAAGTCTAAACGTTGCCCAAATAGGGAAGTGATCACTTGCTTTCTTAAGCTCAATGGCATCGTCGTCAATACAAGTCACACGCTTATCTAATCCTTTAACCATATACTTTGGTAGCTCACTTGGTGGCGTACAAAAGACATTGCCCTTATTAACAAGAGTCTCTGGGTTATAGATTCCAGCATCCATAAGCTTTAGGCCTCTGTAAGCAATATAATCTAGTGTTAGTGGATTACGATTGGCGGCAAAAGTTTGGCGCTCATTTGTTGGCCCTGGATTTTTGAGCCAAGGACTTAGGTGATTAAATAATCTTCTAAGAACAACAGAGCCAGGATTATTCATATAAATTGAAGTGTTGAAATCACCCATGATGATCACTCGATCTTCTTTATGAATTGGTTTTAAGTGAGCATACTTCTTTGGCAGCTTCACATTGAAATTTGTTGCACCAGTTACATACCACTCAAGAAAACGAAGTTGGTCACGGTTTCTTTCATAATTTGGCGTCTGACGATTACCAAAGTGATAACTTGGAACTGTGTGAAGAAGAATAAGATGAACTTCTTTATCTGCGACCTCAATGACGAGGTGAGTGAAGCTCTTATCAAAAAGTTGCATCTCTTTTGGAAGCTTCTTTCCGGCGCCATCTCGAAACTTTGAAAAGTCAGCGGCGGGATTAAACTCCTTCCACTGAAGATCCTTTACGATGATCTCTTCTTTGATTGGATGCTTAGAAGCGAAACCTGTTGAGTACTGACCAGGAAAAAGTCCGTAATTTACTTGGTCGGCATTCTTACGATCTTTAGAGTACTTTCCATTTACTTTCTTTGCTTTATTCCCAGTGTTTGCCTGAGTGAAGCTAAAGGCAAACTCACTTGTATCTTCTTTTAATTGACCTAAGAGCTTTTCGAGATTCTTTCCATTAGGAAGATCGTATTGAATTTCATTTACGCTAATAGAGTCAAAATCAAGTTTCTCTAGAATATTCTTAACACTTGTAAGTTGATCATTTTTCTTACTTAGCTTCGCTGTATCAAGTTCCTTAATATTCCAATGAACGAGATGAATTTCATCATCTCGTCTATCATTAGAGGCACAAGAAACACCTATTAAAATAAAAAGTGTTATTAAAAGAAGATTTGTCGTTTTCATTACAGTAGGAATTCCTTTACGTCTTTTGCACAAGCTTCTTCAACTTCTTCAACTGTTTTTGGAATCATGTGAGATAGGTTCTCGTATCCATCATCAGTGATAAGAATATTATCTTCGATACGAATTCCAATTCCTTTTAATTCTTCTGGAATATTTGAGAATTCATTATTGAAGTAAAGTCCTGGCTCAATCGTAAAGATACAACCTTTTGTGAAAGTCATTGGATCTTTTGTCCCTTCAATTAAGTATGGGTTTTGATCGTGAACATCAAGACCTAGCCAGTGACCTGTTCCGTGAGGGAAGTACTTTCTGTGATTTGCTTGTTCAATATTTGAACTAACACTTCCTTCAAGAACCTTAAGGTCAATTAGACCTTGAGTTAGGATTTCACTAACTTTATTATGAAGCATTGTTGCGTTATTACCCGGTTTTGATAATTCAATGGCCGCAAGTTGTGATTCAAGAACGATATTATAAACTTCCTTTTGAATCCCTGTGTACTTTCCACTAACTGGGAAAGTTCTTGTGATATCTGTTGCATAACCATTTAGCTCACTTCCTGCATCGATAAGAAGAAGGTCTCCATCATTTAGAACTTCATCGTTTTTGATATAGTGTAAGCAATTTGCGTTATTTCCACCTGCGATAATATTATCGTATGCACTTCCTTGACTAGGCCCTTTCATAAAAAGGTAAGTCATAAGTGCATTTACTTCTTGTTCTGTCGCTCCTGGGCGAGCAAGTGCCATGGCCGCACGGTGAGCACGATCTGTAACGATCATTGCTTCTCTCATTGTGGCGATTTCTGTTTCATCTTTAATAAAACGCATCTTTTCGATTAAGTGGCCGACATTTTTAAATGTATCTGGTGGAAGCTCTTGTTGCGCTCTTTTCTTGTGAAATAAAGAACTAGCAATTCTTCTTGCCTTATCCGCAATATCAGTGCGCTCACTTAGGTGAACGTATAGATTCTTATGGCCAGGAAGAAGCTCTTCTAGTTTCTTATCAAGCTCTTCAATCGAGTGGCCTTCATCAGTGCCCAGAAGTTCACTTGCTTTTATTGGCCCAAGTCTTTTTCCTGCCCACATTTCTGCAATTTCATCTTTTGGGCGAACAAAGATAATCTGTTTTTCAACACCATTTTTTTTCGAAAGGATAAGAGCACTATCGGCTTCATTTAAACCTGTTAAATAACGAAAATTTGAGTTTTGACGAAATGGGAACTCAGTGTCATTGCTCTTATGAGCGTATGTAGCGGAAGCAATAATTGCAATTCCGTCATCCATCATTTCTAGTAGCTTTTTACGGCGGTTTATATAGACATTATTTGTCATTGAATACCTCACTTTATATGAAGTTATCCTATCAAAATATGCCCAAAACGCAAAGAGGGCGCCCTGGAAAAGGCGCCCCCTTCATACAACCAAAATCTAATGGAGTATTAGATTTATTGAAAAACATTTAGATTAGTATCTTCTTATGCAAGTGTCACGACGGTGGCTATACCTTGCATCCATTGCGCAATCACTTGTTGCTTTTTGACATGCACGACTTTCTGCTTCATATGCTGTGCTCGCTGTTGCACTTGAAGTGTATGTTTGAACAACACGGCCTGAGATTGTTCCATTTGTGATTCTATCAATAGTGCAAAATCTTGTTACAGTTGGGTTTGGTCTTGGTGGCCTAGAGCCTCCACGAACCTTTTCACAAGAGAACTTCCATGGATTTTGCTTTGTGTATCTTGCATCAAAACACTTATCATCTGCTTTTCGACAAGCTTTGTACTCGTCATTAGCTTGAGCCGTAAATGTATTAACAATTCTTCCATTTTGTGTGTTAACTAGATTAAATGAACATACTTCTTTTCTTTGGTATGGTGGTGGTACAGGCCTTCTTGAAGTAACTGTACATGTTGCACGAGCTACAACGCGGTCATATGACCTTCTATCCTGTTCGCGTGTACATTGCCTGATCGCTTGGCGACAAGCAGCTTCAAAGTTGTAATCATACGATGAGAATTTATCAATTGAGCGTCCATTTCTGGCAACCATATCAACATGACAAGTCTCGGCCATGGCCATTGCAGATGTAACTATTAAAGCAGCAGCAACTAAAATTTTTTTCATAAATAAAACCCCTCTCGTTTCTTTTATTTTGTTAAGTTAGTTTTATGTACAAAGAATAAAAGTGACAATTTCAATAATTTAGTGAGACAGAATATAGGCCGAATGTAAGAAATTCTAAGACTTTTCACAAAAAATGACATTTAAAATTGATATATTTTACAAAAATACATTGGTTTTGGGCCCCTAATGTCACTATTTTGCCGATTATGATCAATATTTAAAATTTATTCACACTTGTTTTTTGTCCCGCCGATCACTTCTCTATGGAAATGAGCTTCTTTGATCGAGTCAAAATTCACGCCTTAAGCAATGAGTATGTAAACTTAAAAACTGTGGGCCAACAAGTCTACTGCAATGATCAGTTAATTTGTAGTCCAACGGATTGGGACCGAAAACTTTTGCGCCATTCCTATGCTCTTTATGGGGTCATCAAAAGGGAAGTGATGAAAATTCGCTTTCACTTGGCCGGTGATGTAATTTTAGAATCAAAAATGATTAAAGGAAATTCGCAAAGTGTTTCTGATTATAAGACGATCATGAACGAAATGCTGGAGCTTGAATCCCAAGCACGTAAGAGTGGCCTAGAGATAATTAAGGCCGAGATTGGCCACACTCATTTAAGCCCATGTTATATCGATAGAAATAAGTTTAAACTGTGCTTATTGTCTAAGAGTGATCTTGAGGTTGCGCGACGTTTGAAACAATTTAGGGATTATCCCATTGAAATAAAGGCCATCGCAAAGGATGGCCTAGTATTTAAAAAAATCTTTAAGTAAGTATTGATTACTTTAAAAGTTTAATCACACGCTCTTTACCAATTGTACGGATAAATCCTGCAAGCTTTGGTCCTTTTTCACGTGAAATTAGTTTTTGATAAATTGGTGCAAAAATATCTGCAGGCTTAAGTTCTAGCTCGTGCATAATTTCATACATCTTATCATTGAACTCTTTATCATCTGCAATTGAGTCCCACTCAGACTCACAAAGAGCAACTAACTTATCAAGGTATGTGCGAACATTTTGCTCAAGAGGCATATCAACAGCTTCCTTATTGATAGCAAATTTAAATTCTTCTGGAGCATTTTCTTGTAACCAATAAAGAGCACAAGCACTTCTTTCTCTAAAGCGTCTTTCGTCTCTATTATTTTTTATTTGATCAGCATAGAACACGCGAGCAGCTTCAATGTCACCATCATTAATTTGAAGAACATTACAAAGATGTCTAAATGATGGTTGGAATGGACATTCAGCTGGATGATCTCCAATTTGAGAAAGTTCAATTACCCTTTTTGCCATCGCAACTTTCTTTTCGTTTCCTTGCTCAAGCCCATAGGCCAGACGTTCTTGACGATCGTAATCTTCATAAGTTTTAAGAACATCAAGGTCAAATGAAATTGCAAAGTCCACATTTGTTTTATATGAGGCAAAAATCCATCGAACCATTTCAGGTTCATATATTTTAAGGATATCATTTACTGTAACAAGATTACCTTTCGAAGAGCTCATTTTTCCACCAAGCCCTTTTATCGAAACAAAATCATATTGAAGGTAGATAGGTGCTTCCCAATCAAAGATTTTTACAATGTCTTTTGCTGTTGAAAAAGAGCCACCTTGAGAAGAGTGATCCTTTCCACCTGGTTCAAAATCAACTTTTTCAAATGCCCATCGCATTGGCCAATCAACACGCCATGGAAGCTTTGCAAGACTTGTCGTATTAATATCGATTTCACCTTCATAGTCATGTTCATTATGCTTGTAACGTAACTTGCTTTCTCCGTCCCATGAAAGAATTGTCGTTTTATCGGTTTTATACTTTTCGCAGTAAACAGATACTGGATAGTAGTCATCACCGTATGGTTCTTTTCTGTATTGGTTTAGGATATCACGAATCTCAAATCTCTTATTAAGAGCAAGCTTAATCTGTTCCTTGTAATCACCGGCGCGATACTTCTTTGCCTGATAGATCGGCTCAACGTCTACACCAACTTTTCTAAGTTGTTCTTCGAAGTTGTGCTCGTGGTGAGCAGCATAGCTATCATGTTCTCCAAATGGGTCTGGCGTATCAACAATTGGTTGAAATAGGTACTGAGCTAATTCCTCTTGTTTAGGAAGGTTTGCTGGAATCTTTCTAAACGTGTCGTAATCATCCCAAGAAAAGATAAAGCGAACATTCTTGCCTCGAGCACGTAGTCCACGTGCTACTAAGTCTGTTGTTATTACCTCTCTAAAGTTTCCAAAGTGAACAACACCGGATGGTGTAATTCCGCTGGCGACAACGTAGTCGTTTTTGTCACCATGTTGGCGGATAATGCGATCTGCCGTCATATCGGCCCAGTGAACAAGATTTAATTTTTGTGTCATATGATACCTACTTCTTTAACTATATAAATCTAAATTGCTCTCACTATAACAAAATAATTTCACGTAGTTAAGATTTTTAATGATATTTTGGTCACTTTTATGCTAGATTTTAACTATGTTTGCAGCATTAATTAAGGCCGCCATTTTCTATTTTATCTTTATTCAGATAAGAAAACTTCTACGAAATTCTGGGGTGCTTTCTGGTTCAAAGCCTTCGGCCCAAAGAAAGCATCACGATGTCCATTCTACTTATAGTCAACAAGATGAACAGCAATCAGTAAATTCAAACGATAAAGACATAATCGAAGCAGATTACAGGGTTATTGATTAGTCTGTTGTAAGAAATTATCAGAACTCAACTTCTTTTTATTCGTTAGAATAGTAACATGTTTATTTCTATTGGAGCTTTTCATGCTTAAAAAAATCAGAATAGGTTTACTGTGGCCTATCATAATTGCTCTTACTTTTTCTTCTTGTGATGATTATGGTGAAGGTGAAGATAGTGATCGTGGTATTATTCGCGCTGGCCAGGCCTTAGAGATTAAAAATACGCTATTATCTGATGTTAGCTTAACTCGACTAACTAAAATGTGTGAAGGCCTAGAAGAGCATCATGATAATATTTTAAGAAGTCGCTTCTCGGAAGATTTTATCTTTTCTCGACGCCAAAAAGTTTATGGTGATCCAACAATAAGAGATATTTCTAATATAGGTGTCTATATTGAAGTTCCTAACGATTATCAATCGACCCCAGTCTTTAAGGGAACAAGAGGAGTCGTTAAGAATTTTATCACTCAAATTCCTACTGAAAACAATCTCTACATGGAATCTTTGTGTGACTATACATTAAACAATGTTGGGCCAGCTCCAAAGGTTCAAGAATTAGTTGGTTCTCGTTACTATGTCTACAATGTTGTCTCTGATGATCGCTTCGATGTTGGAATCTATACTAAGCATAATGATTCAAAGTACTATTTATATCGATCATACCAATATCGCTTTGATATTAATAAGGCCTCTCGCTATTACGGCATGGCCATCGAGCAGAGTGAGATCTTTATTAGTGACCACTCCGGTAAAGATTATAAATTAATCTTTCAAAAATTTCTTAGAGCTGATTAAATAAAAAAGACCGAGTTTACCTCGGTCTTTTTTTTCATATTCATTGGGGGGAGGGGGTTATCTCATCTCGATTAGATCTTGATGGATATATTCAATTTCTTCTTCTAATGCTTTTAAGTAGTCTGGTGAAATTTCATTTGCGTAATCATTTAAATGTGTAAGCTCATTGGCCATATCATTTAACTCTAGAGCATATTCTTGATCTGCAATATCTTTAATATTTGCATATTCCAAAATGGCCACGTTAAGCCTTTTAGTCATCTCTTTTAGCCTTTGGTTCTGCTTTAGCATTTGAGAGATAT
Coding sequences within it:
- the menD gene encoding 2-succinyl-5-enolpyruvyl-6-hydroxy-3-cyclohexene-1-carboxylic-acid synthase — its product is MDKFPLTENLSRLWASIIVDELAKNSITQFYTAPGMRNAPVLAAAHYHELVDTFSYFDERALSYRALGRSKVSDSIPLLTCTSGTAMANFAPAIIEANKSGLPLIILTADRPSELVKTDSNQTIDQLSVIADHTCYNLSLEAPNEALSATRLRTLISTAIGRAKINKRPVHINLPLREPLDSTSKSISKDYLEKALESFNANGAKVISSAYQTYQMEFELGQKLVEAKNILLVIGKLDGKKDLEHYQDALMKIKVPKYLDLTSGLKYQFCLEDYLTPNFDHPEVLDVYEQNPPDIIIHIGGRLVSKHYYNYLERNNCELIHVTNVDFDHDPGFSNTHKIICDPLSFLNGLVKLELNQAPPVMWHDFVEKKRAIIEEEELTQPFISKNIIENIDDNYDLLVGNSTIVRSFDNFVSSSYRSNVNVFSNRGVSGIEGFVATLVGLSDENNKPKLLVLGDISFKHDLNSLYMLEEAANAGKNLTVIIINNFQGDIFNLLPISKEKEFLPLLTTPHKDRFDRIIKAFDGLTYQCCETKNDFNKLVAGALSSKGVNIIEAITNNESNLALFKKLKTVKR
- a CDS encoding endonuclease/exonuclease/phosphatase family protein encodes the protein MKTTNLLLITLFILIGVSCASNDRRDDEIHLVHWNIKELDTAKLSKKNDQLTSVKNILEKLDFDSISVNEIQYDLPNGKNLEKLLGQLKEDTSEFAFSFTQANTGNKAKKVNGKYSKDRKNADQVNYGLFPGQYSTGFASKHPIKEEIIVKDLQWKEFNPAADFSKFRDGAGKKLPKEMQLFDKSFTHLVIEVADKEVHLILLHTVPSYHFGNRQTPNYERNRDQLRFLEWYVTGATNFNVKLPKKYAHLKPIHKEDRVIIMGDFNTSIYMNNPGSVVLRRLFNHLSPWLKNPGPTNERQTFAANRNPLTLDYIAYRGLKLMDAGIYNPETLVNKGNVFCTPPSELPKYMVKGLDKRVTCIDDDAIELKKASDHFPIWATFRL
- the ubiE gene encoding bifunctional demethylmenaquinone methyltransferase/2-methoxy-6-polyprenyl-1,4-benzoquinol methylase UbiE, translated to MSNKELATRKTKSFEIFDKIAGTYDLLNHILSFGIDIYWRKVVIANLPKREKLQCLDLACGTGDLTIALARAKNVESVTGIDLSKGMIEIGKKKIVAKKLDHKAKMQIGDGVEIPAADETFDVTSVSFGIRNFPDFKKSLQNMYRVIRPGGRSFVLEFSIPKNFIFRGIYFFYFRYLLPFVGNLISKHKDAYTYLNQTVEDFPYGQEFADEMTKAGFKNVRFITLTFGIATLYIGEK
- the lysS gene encoding lysine--tRNA ligase; amino-acid sequence: MTQKLNLVHWADMTADRIIRQHGDKNDYVVASGITPSGVVHFGNFREVITTDLVARGLRARGKNVRFIFSWDDYDTFRKIPANLPKQEELAQYLFQPIVDTPDPFGEHDSYAAHHEHNFEEQLRKVGVDVEPIYQAKKYRAGDYKEQIKLALNKRFEIRDILNQYRKEPYGDDYYPVSVYCEKYKTDKTTILSWDGESKLRYKHNEHDYEGEIDINTTSLAKLPWRVDWPMRWAFEKVDFEPGGKDHSSQGGSFSTAKDIVKIFDWEAPIYLQYDFVSIKGLGGKMSSSKGNLVTVNDILKIYEPEMVRWIFASYKTNVDFAISFDLDVLKTYEDYDRQERLAYGLEQGNEKKVAMAKRVIELSQIGDHPAECPFQPSFRHLCNVLQINDGDIEAARVFYADQIKNNRDERRFRERSACALYWLQENAPEEFKFAINKEAVDMPLEQNVRTYLDKLVALCESEWDSIADDKEFNDKMYEIMHELELKPADIFAPIYQKLISREKGPKLAGFIRTIGKERVIKLLK
- a CDS encoding isochorismate synthase MenF, whose product is MRLSANNLQIDIINALIKLDCSSEDLIKGSEYSLYKFEAGFNNISSIIDHFQTFKKFYFLNKDKDTEILALGSWRDFNSLYHYEDIERLIESHEFLKICGAQRFKAEADSLEWHGLEDCSYFIPKVLIESTPQGVDINVILPNSFFADEQNKKQVLHELAITLDPNPKHTLTDYNHITKSISETSKNQWNKIVKAAVSKINRSQISKIVLSRKLKVSFKNPISSYGQFKTLKENNSHNSYNILFQFSPHQCFYSVTPETLFKLDGRKIFIDSLAGTTKRGANKQEDDALEQTLLTNTKELEEHRHVSSYIEDTLANLASDIEITKKEQILKLKYIQHIHTKYEGVLNENAKRSDLITYLHPTPAVAGLPKPLAIELISELETNSRGLYAAPIGYFSKDKTEFAVGLRCALVDKTDLHIYAGCGIVKDSSAEKEWNETTNKMKNFTEVIKAKSWTNFH
- a CDS encoding aminopeptidase P N-terminal domain-containing protein, with the translated sequence MTNNVYINRRKKLLEMMDDGIAIIASATYAHKSNDTEFPFRQNSNFRYLTGLNEADSALILSKKNGVEKQIIFVRPKDEIAEMWAGKRLGPIKASELLGTDEGHSIEELDKKLEELLPGHKNLYVHLSERTDIADKARRIASSLFHKKRAQQELPPDTFKNVGHLIEKMRFIKDETEIATMREAMIVTDRAHRAAMALARPGATEQEVNALMTYLFMKGPSQGSAYDNIIAGGNNANCLHYIKNDEVLNDGDLLLIDAGSELNGYATDITRTFPVSGKYTGIQKEVYNIVLESQLAAIELSKPGNNATMLHNKVSEILTQGLIDLKVLEGSVSSNIEQANHRKYFPHGTGHWLGLDVHDQNPYLIEGTKDPMTFTKGCIFTIEPGLYFNNEFSNIPEELKGIGIRIEDNILITDDGYENLSHMIPKTVEEVEEACAKDVKEFLL
- a CDS encoding polyprenyl synthetase family protein; this translates as MNEFFESIPPQILEKAVNIDLDIKSENCLKSIKEVLAKTVLSGGKRLRPMLTFLMADFFNAREKEDVTICARAIEMVHAASLAHDDVIDGATQRRGNPSINVEASNKKAVLAGDYLLADVILSLSKIGSIKVLQSMSQVIQDLAIGEWVQSDALESRKYSKEVIENIAFHKTASVMGWCCWSGAYLGVEDEELAAKAARFGHLIGIAFQMIDDTLDFSDGESLKDAHLDLEQNLVNSVVYDYLAANPLKMEAYQKGGELKDIVNLDEIAGSVFNIKNEAKALIDEARDILHEIRTELIARGFNEERLAETIRPLELIGGFILNRQV